From a region of the Balaenoptera ricei isolate mBalRic1 chromosome 11, mBalRic1.hap2, whole genome shotgun sequence genome:
- the LOC132374950 gene encoding LOW QUALITY PROTEIN: death domain-containing membrane protein NRADD-like (The sequence of the model RefSeq protein was modified relative to this genomic sequence to represent the inferred CDS: inserted 1 base in 1 codon), translating into MQPLGALLAGRNMLHNSSHREGMVHAPDAQAQQLWLTGLAAPRHAGSSQTRARTRVPCIGRQIPNHCATREAHKTRREQDRDREGVGAGGALAPXTSSPFPPELPGALGSNIPVYCALLASVVLGLLAYVAFKCWCSRKQRQQLAKARTAELGAFNRDQMHGDSSVFQDSPSSLEPCVPSQGPHPEELGCRLYLHLPRQQQEEVEQLLEASGEPDKGWRGLAGHLGYQAEAVETMAQSQVPAYTLLRYWAVQEGSGATLRVLADALAVLGREDVVRALGPLAEDCSVV; encoded by the exons ATGCAGCCACTGGGAGCACTGCTAGCTGGCAGAAACATGCTTCACAACTCCAGCCACAGGGAAGGCATGGTCCAT gctccagacgcgcaggctcagcaattgtggctcacgggcctagccgctccgcggcacgcgggatcctcccagaccagggctcgaacccgtgtcccctgcattggcaggcagattcccaaccactgcgccaccagggaagccc ATAAGACCCGGAGGGAGCAGGACAGGgacagggaaggggtgggggcagggggagcccTGGCCC GTAcctcctccccattcccccctgaGCTTCCAGGGGCCTTGGGCAGCAATATTCCTGTCTACTGTGCCCTCCTGGCCTCCGTGGTCCTCGGTCTGCTTGCCTACGTGGCCTTCAAGTG ctGGTGCTCACGTAAACAAAGACAGCAGCTGGCCAAAGCTCGGACTGCAGAGCTGGGGGCCTTCAACAGGGACCAGATGCATGGGGATAGCAGTGTCTTCCAGGACTCTCCGAGCAGCCTGGAGCCCTGTGTCCCCAGCCAGG GGCCACATCCTGAAGAACTTGGCTGCCGGCTTTACCTCCATCTCCCTCGGCAGCAGCAGGAGGAAGTGGAACAGCTCCTGGAGGCGTCGGGTGAACCTGACAAAGGCTGGCGGGGCCTGGCGGGCCACCTGGGCTACCAGGCTGAGGCAGTGGAGACCATGGCTCAGAGCCAGGTGCCAGCCTACACCCTGCTGAGGTACTGGGCTGTCCAAGAAGGCAGCGGTGCCACCCTCAGGGTGCTAGCAGATGCGCTGGCTGTCCTGGGCCGTGAAGATGTGGTCCGGGCCCTGGGCCCACTGGCTGAGGACTGCTCCGTGGTGTGA